Proteins encoded together in one Acanthochromis polyacanthus isolate Apoly-LR-REF ecotype Palm Island chromosome 12, KAUST_Apoly_ChrSc, whole genome shotgun sequence window:
- the rpp25l gene encoding ribonuclease P protein subunit p25-like protein, producing the protein MENYSKARTVERPSVCPFSGLPADTPEIRVKDGSKIRNLLRFALSRMEAKPRAAEEEEGGGEEERQEAAGRPLCKHLVFTAYGKSVSKAITCAEIVKRRLKGLHQLTKLLYGTVDETWEPLEPDAGLDSLTVSRNLPSIWILLSREPLDGSQPGYQAPGRYDALWAQSSSREEGGGFSGQRPGHRRKRGGSRGKGPGRQSGHSREPVKGHN; encoded by the coding sequence ATGGAGAACTACAGTAAAGCTCGGACCGTGGAGCggccgtccgtctgtccgttcTCCGGCCTCCCCGCCGACACGCCGGAGATCCGCGTCAAAGACGGCAGCAAGATCCGCAACCTGCTGCGCTTTGCTCTGAGCCGCATGGAGGCCAAACCGAGAgcagccgaggaggaggagggaggtggtGAGGAGGAGCGGCAGGAGGCGGCAGGTCGTCCGCTCTGCAAACACCTCGTCTTCACCGCTTATGGGAAGAGCGTCTCCAAGGCCATCACCTGCGCAGAGATCGTGAAGCGGCGGCTGAAGGGGCTCCACCAGCTCACCAAGCTGCTGTACGGCACCGTGGACGAGACGTGGGAGCCGCTGGAGCCCGACGCCGGCCTCGACAGCCTCACTGTCAGCAGGAACCTACCCAGCATCTGGATCCTGCTCTCCAGAGAGCCGCTGGACGGCAGCCAGCCGGGATACCAGGCGCCGGGCCGCTACGACGCCCTGTGGGCTCAGAGCTCCAGCAGGGAGGAGGGCGGAGGGTTCAGCGGACAGAGACCGGGGCACCGGAGGAAGAGAGGCGGCAGCAGAGGGAAGGGACCCGGACGTCAGAGTGGACACTCCAGAGAGCCGGTCAAAGGACacaactga